In Burkholderia contaminans, the following proteins share a genomic window:
- a CDS encoding fimbrial protein, with protein sequence MTACRAEPGGFNLLPYRERLAQALRRRRAAQCGAAILFGALGVGLWAGVVTGARWRVDAERESVEARLRQLQPQVGAATRAAKAAAVAAQRDAQAAALAAPYRHVAGLLAALAQVRDGTVRLDALRTTSAGAVIDARAASYRAAARWLAGMAREQRGWRIDIDVLKPASDVPVVTGGMPFRFSVRLRWHDAVASREAPGGGA encoded by the coding sequence ATGACGGCCTGTCGTGCGGAGCCGGGCGGTTTCAACCTGCTGCCATACCGTGAACGGCTGGCGCAGGCGTTGCGACGTCGCCGGGCCGCGCAGTGCGGTGCGGCGATTCTGTTCGGTGCGCTCGGCGTCGGCCTGTGGGCGGGCGTTGTCACCGGGGCGCGGTGGCGCGTGGATGCCGAGCGCGAGAGTGTGGAGGCGCGGCTGCGGCAGTTGCAGCCGCAGGTGGGGGCCGCGACGCGCGCTGCCAAGGCCGCGGCCGTTGCCGCGCAACGCGACGCGCAGGCGGCCGCGCTTGCCGCGCCTTATCGGCACGTCGCAGGGCTGCTGGCCGCACTGGCGCAGGTGCGCGACGGCACCGTCCGGCTCGACGCGCTGCGCACGACGTCCGCCGGCGCCGTGATCGATGCACGCGCCGCGAGCTACCGGGCGGCCGCGCGATGGCTCGCGGGGATGGCACGCGAGCAACGTGGCTGGCGGATCGACATCGATGTGTTGAAGCCTGCTTCCGATGTTCCGGTCGTTACGGGCGGGATGCCGTTCCGGTTCTCGGTCCGGCTGCGCTGGCACGACGCGGTGGCGTCCCGGGAAGCGCCGGGAGGTGGCGCATGA
- a CDS encoding penicillin-binding protein 1A, which translates to MPMQSTTPTSPPPAPEPKKRPWWQKVLLGFATMCIALVVAGGLVLGYALVVAWPNMPSLDALTDYRPKVPLRIYTSDHVLIGEFGEERRDVVHFKDVPDSLKKAILAIEDARFYDHGGVDLTGIVRAGFVALTNGHASQGASTITMQVARNFFLSSEKTYTRKIYEMLLAYRIERALTKDQILEVYMNQIYLGQRAYGFASAARVYFGKDLKDITLAEAAMLAGLPKAPSAYNPVVNPKRAKVRQEYILQRMLELNFISREQYDEAVAQPLVVKGPGRDFSVHAEYVAEMVRQMMYAQYREETYTRGFNVVTTIDSADQQVAYTALRKGIMDYERRHGYRGPEGFIELPAGADDREQAIDDALLEHPDNGELIAAVVTAASPRQITVAFIDGSNATIEGDNLRFASGALSANAQPNRHIRPGAIVRVVKNDTGKWSITQLPQVEGAFLSIVPQDGAIRSLVGGFDYNKNKFNHVTQAWRQPGSSFKPFIYSASLDKGLGPATVINDGPLYFSAAETGGQPWEPKNYGGGFEGPMSMRTALQRSRNLVSIRILNHIGTKYAQQYITRFGFDAERHPAYLPMALGAGQVTPLQMAGAYSVFANGGYRVNPYLIAEVTDPNGAIVVRAQPLVAEQNAPRAIDPRNAYVMNSLLQSVAQRGTGARTNVLKRTDLAGKTGTTNDSHDAWFAGYQHTLAAIAWIGYDNPRSLGDRETGGGLSLPVWIDYMGAALKGVPEFKPTVPDGVESLGGELYFTEFAPGHGFVSTVGVPQAPAAQNVDATVPHVDEQEKQDIMNLFAH; encoded by the coding sequence ATGCCTATGCAATCCACGACTCCTACGTCCCCGCCTCCCGCCCCGGAGCCGAAGAAGCGGCCCTGGTGGCAAAAAGTCCTGCTCGGATTCGCCACGATGTGCATAGCGCTCGTCGTGGCCGGCGGGCTCGTGCTCGGCTACGCGCTCGTCGTTGCGTGGCCGAACATGCCGTCGCTCGACGCGCTGACCGACTATCGGCCGAAGGTGCCGCTGCGCATCTATACGTCCGATCACGTGCTGATCGGCGAATTCGGCGAAGAGCGCCGCGACGTCGTCCATTTCAAGGACGTGCCCGACTCGCTGAAGAAAGCGATCCTCGCAATCGAGGACGCGCGCTTCTACGATCACGGCGGCGTCGACCTCACCGGCATCGTCCGCGCCGGCTTCGTCGCGCTGACGAACGGCCATGCGTCGCAGGGTGCGAGCACGATCACGATGCAGGTCGCGCGCAACTTCTTCCTGTCGAGCGAGAAGACCTACACGCGCAAGATCTACGAGATGCTGCTCGCGTACCGGATCGAGCGTGCGCTGACGAAGGATCAGATTCTCGAGGTCTACATGAATCAGATCTATCTCGGCCAGCGCGCGTACGGCTTCGCGAGCGCCGCGCGGGTCTACTTCGGCAAGGACCTGAAGGACATCACGCTGGCCGAAGCCGCGATGCTCGCGGGGCTGCCGAAGGCGCCGTCCGCGTACAACCCGGTCGTGAACCCGAAGCGCGCGAAGGTGCGCCAGGAATACATCCTGCAGCGGATGCTCGAACTGAACTTCATCTCGCGCGAACAGTACGACGAGGCCGTCGCACAGCCGCTCGTCGTCAAGGGGCCCGGCCGCGATTTCAGCGTGCACGCCGAGTACGTCGCGGAAATGGTCCGACAAATGATGTACGCGCAGTACCGTGAGGAAACCTACACGCGCGGCTTCAACGTCGTCACGACGATCGACTCCGCGGACCAGCAGGTCGCGTACACCGCACTGCGCAAAGGCATCATGGATTACGAACGCCGGCACGGCTACCGGGGGCCGGAAGGCTTCATCGAGCTGCCGGCCGGCGCCGACGACCGCGAACAGGCGATCGACGATGCGCTGCTCGAACACCCCGACAACGGCGAACTGATCGCCGCGGTCGTCACGGCCGCCAGCCCGCGCCAGATCACGGTCGCGTTCATCGACGGCAGCAATGCGACGATCGAGGGCGACAACCTGCGCTTCGCGTCGGGCGCGCTGTCGGCCAATGCGCAGCCGAATCGCCACATCCGCCCGGGCGCGATCGTCCGCGTCGTGAAGAACGACACCGGCAAGTGGTCGATCACGCAGTTGCCGCAGGTCGAGGGGGCATTCCTGTCGATCGTCCCGCAGGACGGCGCGATCCGCTCGCTCGTCGGCGGCTTCGACTACAACAAGAACAAGTTCAACCACGTCACGCAGGCGTGGCGGCAGCCGGGTTCGTCGTTCAAGCCGTTCATCTATTCGGCGTCGCTCGACAAGGGCCTCGGGCCGGCAACCGTGATCAACGACGGCCCGCTGTATTTCAGCGCCGCCGAAACGGGCGGCCAGCCGTGGGAGCCGAAGAACTACGGCGGCGGCTTCGAAGGCCCGATGTCGATGCGCACCGCGCTGCAGCGCTCGCGCAACCTCGTGTCGATCCGGATCCTGAACCACATCGGCACGAAGTACGCGCAGCAGTACATCACCCGCTTCGGCTTCGACGCCGAACGCCATCCGGCCTACCTGCCGATGGCACTCGGCGCGGGCCAGGTCACGCCGCTGCAGATGGCGGGCGCGTACTCGGTCTTCGCGAACGGCGGCTATCGCGTCAATCCGTACCTGATCGCCGAAGTCACCGATCCGAACGGCGCGATCGTCGTGCGCGCGCAGCCGCTCGTCGCCGAGCAGAATGCGCCGCGCGCGATCGACCCGCGCAACGCGTACGTGATGAACAGCCTGCTGCAGAGCGTCGCGCAGCGCGGCACGGGCGCACGGACCAACGTGCTGAAACGCACCGACCTCGCGGGCAAGACCGGCACGACGAACGACTCGCACGACGCGTGGTTCGCCGGCTACCAGCACACGCTCGCCGCGATTGCGTGGATCGGCTACGACAATCCGCGCAGCCTCGGCGATCGCGAAACGGGGGGCGGCCTGTCGCTGCCGGTCTGGATCGACTACATGGGCGCCGCGCTGAAGGGCGTGCCCGAGTTCAAGCCGACGGTGCCGGACGGCGTCGAGTCGCTCGGCGGCGAGCTGTACTTCACCGAGTTCGCGCCAGGCCACGGCTTCGTGTCGACGGTCGGCGTACCGCAGGCGCCGGCCGCGCAGAACGTCGACGCCACCGTGCCGCACGTCGACGAGCAGGAAAAGCAGGACATCATGAACCTGTTCGCGCACTGA